From one Melospiza melodia melodia isolate bMelMel2 chromosome 6, bMelMel2.pri, whole genome shotgun sequence genomic stretch:
- the LOC134419894 gene encoding olfactory receptor 5V1-like, which produces MQRVNLSAVSEFVFVGLSDAPEIRLLLFVLFLLIYLATMAGNITLLIAISTDSHLHSPMYFFLGNLSLLDLLCPTITVPKMLGALLLEHKEISFSGCLFQHFSLIAVVGTEIFLLAVMAYDRYVAVCHPLRYPSIVSTKLCAQLALGTWATGLLNSLLHTSLVFTLSFCGPNRIQQYYCDFPPVLALSCSSTHSTELVILVVAGVLGSGACVVTVVSYICILLEILARKSPGIWHKAFSTCGSHLAVVCLFYGTTIYTYVRPSSTYSPQWDRVVSMLYGMLTPLLNPIIYSLRNKDVKCALKRVISQVRRALTRQENLAQSPSSAG; this is translated from the coding sequence ATGCAGAGGGTCAACCTCTCAGCAGTATCCGAGTTTGTTTTCGTGGGCCTCTCTGATGCTCCAGAAATCCGTTTGCTTCTCTTTGTGCTGTTTCTGCTCATTTATTTGGCCACCATGGCAGGCAACATCACTCTCCTCATTGCCATCAGCACTGACTCCCACCTGCACAGCCCCATGTACTTCTTCCTCGGCAACTTATCCCTGCTGGATCTCTTATGTCCCACCATCACCGTGCCCAAGATGCTGGGGGCCTTGCTGCTGGAGCACAAAgagatttctttctctggctgcctGTTCCAGCACTTTTCCCTCATTGCTGTGGTGGGCACAGAGATTTTCCTCCTGGCTGTGATGGCCTACGACCGCTACGTGGCTGTGTGCCACCCCCTGAGGTACCCCAGCATTGTGAGCACGAAGCTGTGTGCTCAGCTGGCCCTGGGCACCTGGGCAACAGGGCTTCTGAACTCCCTGCTGCACACCTCTCTGGTTTTCACACTCTCTTTCTGTGGTCCTAACAGAATCCAGCAGTATTACTGTGACTTTCCTCCCGTGCTGGCCCTCTCCTGCTCGTCCACCCACAGCACGGAGTTGGTGATCCTGGTGGTGGCCGGGGTGCTGGGGAGTGGCGCCTGCGTGGTCACTGTGGTCTCTTACATCTGTATCCTCCTGGAAATCCTGGCCAGGAAGTCCCCTGGGATCTGGCACAAGGCTTTCTCCACTTGTGGTTCTCACCTGGCTGTAGTTTGTCTTTTTTATGGGACCACCATCTACACCTACGTCCGCCCTTCCTCCACCTATTCCCCACAGTGGGACAGGGTTGTGTCCATGCTCTATGGAATGCTCACCCCGCTCTTAAATCCCATCATCTACAGCCTCAGGAACAAAGACGTAAAATGTGCCCTAAAAAGAGTGATCAGCCAGGTGAGAAGGGCTTTAACAAGACAAGAAAACCTCGCTCAGTCTCCATCATCAGCTGGGTAG